The genomic DNA CCTTTGAACCCGACCTTGTCCATGACCACTTGCATCTCACCACGAATGCGCGTCACTTCGCGCAGGCCGATCGCGTGAATTTCCTCCGGCGTAAGTTTCGTCGTCGTGTATTTGCGTGCGAAGAACGCGTACATCGCGCCGCCGTTCGGCAACTGCCACGCGCCCACCTGATCGAAACAGGCCGGCAGATACTCGCCCACGAAGAATTCCTTGAACTTGCGATAGGCCGGAATGATGTCGGCCGTGACGGCCTCTTTCGCCGCTTTTTCCAACCGCACCCGGTTGGGCTCCTGAATCGAACGCGGAAAACTCTGGAACGGTTTGTAAAACGGGCTTTTCTCCGGCGCTTCGACGATTTGTTTGTCGATCTGCGCCGGCACGCGCTCCATCACGACCTTCGGCTGCACGATCCGCTCGCGGATTCCCTCACGCATCAACGCGATGGTCTGGTCCATGTAAACGGGGAACGAGCGCAGCCGCGCGATCCAGTCCTCGTAATCTTTTACCGTCTCGAAGCGCAGCGCGTCGGCCAGCTCGTCGGCGGTCTGGATGCCTTCACGCTGGTTCAACGGCACTAAATACCAGTGATACTGGTCTTCTTCGACGCCTGTTTCGTACTGCTTGCGGAACAGGTCGCAGTTGAGCTGGTCCGAGGGCCGGAGCTTTTTGCGGTCGATTTTTTGCAGCCGCCCCAACACTTCCTTCGCGTGCTCGTGCCGTTTCCCGATAGCAGCGAGGCTGGCGTCCTCCCAGCGGTCGTTCCAGCGACGGTCGCCGAGTGACGAAGCCCACGTCGGGTTTTGCTCCATCGTGTAGTTCCATTCGGCGTCGAACAACGCGTGCAGTTCGCGCGCAGTCTTGTTCGCCGCAACGTTCTGCGCGTTCACCAGCAGCGAGATTGAAACCAGCATGGCGCCCGGAGCGAGCCGTGGTATGAACCGTGGGAGCGTTATCATGGCGCGGGATGATAGGCGGCGCGCCGGCCGGTGACAACAAACGTCTGGCGACTCCGTGGTTGATAGACCGGGGTCGGTTGTGTTCAATTCGCCCGGCAATGTATTTTCCAACGCAGGACGAATTCGTGAAGCTGGCGGCGCAGGGCAACCTCATCCCCGTGACGCGCCGGCTGCTGGCCGACTTCGAGACGCCGCTGTCTGCTTATCGCAAAATCCGCGGGCAGGGCGAATCGTTTCTCTTCGAGTCGGTGGAAGGTGGCGAGCACCTGGGCCGCTACTCGTTCGTCGGCTGCAACCCGCGCGCGGTCATCAAGCAGACGGGTGGGCGCGTCGAAGTGATCAAGGGCGGGAAAGCAATCGAGACATTCCATATAGCGGGAAAGCCCCTCACCCCCACCCTCTCCCCATCAGATGGGGAGAGGGTGACGAAGCCGGGCGAGGGGGAAACCGTCCGCGACGGCCTCGATGTTGTCGCGGCTGAACTGGAAAAATATCGCGCCGTGCCGCTGCCGGGTCTCCCGCGCTTTACCGGCGGGGCGGTTGGGTTCATCGGTTACGAGTTCATTCACGATGTCGAACCAGTCGTGCTGCGGCCACCGCGCGATGATCTGCGCACACCCACGATGTATTTCCTCATCGCCGATCAACTGCTCATTTTCGACCGCGTCTCTCAGACTCTTACCGTGCTCGTCAACGCGATCGTGGACAATCCGGCCGGCGCCGCTGCGGCATACGAGGACGCGATCGGTGAAATCGAGCGCATCGTCTCATTGCTCGAGCAACCGTCCCAATACCAGCCGGTGAGTCTGCCATCGGAAGTTCCGTCCATTCCATTCGAGTCGAACGTGCTCAAGGAAAAGTTCCTCGCGAACGTGCGCAAATCGAAGGAATACATCACCGGCGGCGACATCATTCAAATCGTCGGCTCGCAACGTTTCTCCACGCCCGTGAAGGCCGAACCGATTGACATCTATCGCGCGGCCCGCTCCATCAATCCGTCGCCTTACATGTTTTTGCTCGAGCTGGACGGCTTTTCGCTCGTCGGCGCGTCGCCGGAGATTCACGTTCGTTGCGAAGACCGGCGCGTCGAGATCCGCCCGATCGCCGGCACGCGTCGCCGAGGCAAGACGCCCGATGAGGACGCCGCGCTGGAAAAGGAACTGCTCGCCGATCCCAAGGAACGCGCCGAGCACGTCATGCTGGTGGACCTCGCGCGCAACGATATTGGCCGCGTGTGCGATTTCGGCTCCGTGCTGGTGAAGGACCTCATGATCATCGAGCGTTACAGCCACGTGATGCACATCGTCTCGGAGGTCGAGGGCAGGCTCTCGGCAGGGAAGACGCCCTACGACCTGATGCGCGCCACGTTTCCCGCCGGCACGCTCACCGGCGCGCCGAAGGTTCGCGCGATG from Candidatus Angelobacter sp. includes the following:
- a CDS encoding DUF885 domain-containing protein translates to MITLPRFIPRLAPGAMLVSISLLVNAQNVAANKTARELHALFDAEWNYTMEQNPTWASSLGDRRWNDRWEDASLAAIGKRHEHAKEVLGRLQKIDRKKLRPSDQLNCDLFRKQYETGVEEDQYHWYLVPLNQREGIQTADELADALRFETVKDYEDWIARLRSFPVYMDQTIALMREGIRERIVQPKVVMERVPAQIDKQIVEAPEKSPFYKPFQSFPRSIQEPNRVRLEKAAKEAVTADIIPAYRKFKEFFVGEYLPACFDQVGAWQLPNGGAMYAFFARKYTTTKLTPEEIHAIGLREVTRIRGEMQVVMDKVGFKGSLQDFFKFLRTDPRFYFQSPDELLTAYRALAKRIDPNLVKVFRTLPRMPYGVEPIPDKIAPDTTTAYYRQPAADGSRAGTFFVNLYKPGTRPKWEMTALSLHESVPGHHLQIALAYEQGELPKFRRYGEYTAFVEGWGLYAESLGEDMGLYDDPYAKFGQLTYEMWRAVRLVIDTGMHAMHWDRQKAIDYFMENAAKHELDVVNEVDRYIAWPGQALAYKIGELKIKELRSRARKKLGGGFDLREFHDVVLKSGAVPLDILERNVDEWLAAKKP
- the trpE gene encoding anthranilate synthase component I, which produces MYFPTQDEFVKLAAQGNLIPVTRRLLADFETPLSAYRKIRGQGESFLFESVEGGEHLGRYSFVGCNPRAVIKQTGGRVEVIKGGKAIETFHIAGKPLTPTLSPSDGERVTKPGEGETVRDGLDVVAAELEKYRAVPLPGLPRFTGGAVGFIGYEFIHDVEPVVLRPPRDDLRTPTMYFLIADQLLIFDRVSQTLTVLVNAIVDNPAGAAAAYEDAIGEIERIVSLLEQPSQYQPVSLPSEVPSIPFESNVLKEKFLANVRKSKEYITGGDIIQIVGSQRFSTPVKAEPIDIYRAARSINPSPYMFLLELDGFSLVGASPEIHVRCEDRRVEIRPIAGTRRRGKTPDEDAALEKELLADPKERAEHVMLVDLARNDIGRVCDFGSVLVKDLMIIERYSHVMHIVSEVEGRLSAGKTPYDLMRATFPAGTLTGAPKVRAMQIISEFEQTTRGPYGGCVGYFSFNGNLDCCITIRTALIKDGRAHVQVGGGWVNDSDPEAEFQETVNKSKAMLKAVALAETFAQ